Genomic DNA from Candidatus Omnitrophota bacterium:
TACGATAGAGACGCCGGATCCTGCCATGGATCTCATGGTCAATACGTGGCTTAAATATCAGGCGATATCATGCAGGTTATGGGCAAGATGCGCTTATTACCAGTCAAGCGGGGCATTCGGTTTTAGGGACCAGCTGCAGGATGCTCAAATATTCTTTTATCTTAAACCATCCCTCGCGAAGAAACAGATACTTTTGCACGCGGCGCATCAATATTACGCCGGCACAGTGTACCATTGGTGGCACACGCTTACCGAATGGGGATTAGATGCGGGGTTTTCAGACGATCTTCTTTGGCTCGCGTACGTTACGCTTAATTATATAGACGAGACTGATGATTATAAAATATTAGATGAAGAAGCGGTGTATCTGGACGCGCCGGCGGAAGCGCTCTATTACCACTGCGTGCGCGCGATTAATAAAGTCCTTGCCAGGTTTTCAAAAAGGGGCCTTCCTTTAATCGGCGAAGGCGACTGGAATGACGGACTTTCAAGCGTAGGGGTAAATTGGAAAGGCGAGAGCATATGGCTCGGCCATTTTCTCTATGGCATTCTCGAAAGATTTGCCGGAATATGCCTGAAAAGAGGCGACAAAAAATCATACAATATTTTTATTAAACGGCGCGATATGCTTAAAAAAGCCATTAATAGATATGCGTGGGACGGAAAGTGGTACATAAGGGCGATCAGCGATAATGGGAAGGTCTTAGGAAGTTCAAAATCAAAAGAAGGCAGGATATTCTTTAATGCCCAGAGCTGGTCGGTGATAACAGGCAGCGCGGAAGGAAAGCGCGGCATAATAGCGATGAATTCCGCCGAGAAATACCTGGACAGGGAATACGGGCCGTTACTATTTTATCCCGCATATTCTGTGCCTGACCCCGAAATAGGATACCTTACGCGCTATGCAGCCGGTACCCGCGAAAATGGCGGTGTCTATTCCCACGCCGCGACGTGGGCTATCATGGCAGAATGTATGTTAAAAAGGAATAATGTGGCGTATAATATGTATAAGAAGATGATACCGCCCGAAAGGGGCATGGACCCGGATTTTTATAAGGGTGAGCCGTACGCCATGCCGGGCAATATAGACGGGCCGGATTCGGCCAATTTTGGCCGGGGAAGCTGGACGTTATACACCGGTTCCGCCGCGTGGATATTCCGCGTTATAACAGAATGGATATTGGGCGTAAGGCCCGGCAAAGACGGCCTCGTAGTCGATCCGTGTATCCCCCGTAGTTGGAAAGGCTTTAGGATGAAGCGGTTATTCCGCGGAAAGATGTATGAGATCGAAGTAAAAAGAGATGAAACCGGAAAACTAAAAACAAAGGTAAAAAGAATATGAAAACCATCTCCTTTTTGACAATATTGGCATTGGCGGTTCTTACGTCTTTCTGCCCCCTTTTCGCGGAGGATATATCTGAACGGTATGAACAGGATGAGGATATAATACAAC
This window encodes:
- a CDS encoding glycosyl transferase family 36 gives rise to the protein MKRLFETKYGYFKDNGKEYVIKRPDTPRPWVNAISNGDYGLVISQTGSGYSFRGNSNLCRINTWVQDVIKDDYGKYIYIRDNDSKAIWSLSWKPTCPKFIKYEVRHGMGYTVITSVINGIEAELLIFVPFNEPVEIWKVTLKNKTGKKRSLSLFTYFELCLGNPNGSHREYHKTFIGTEYDKSLGAMFADKRREVNRKISDKDLSEWPCSIFHSSSVKPKNCEGDKENFLGNYGTLERPKAVSENRLTGTTGRWSDPISSLQVEIDIPANSEKIVIFTLGETKDKDEAARIIKKYKSEAHADKALAEVKKMWDSLLSGLTIETPDPAMDLMVNTWLKYQAISCRLWARCAYYQSSGAFGFRDQLQDAQIFFYLKPSLAKKQILLHAAHQYYAGTVYHWWHTLTEWGLDAGFSDDLLWLAYVTLNYIDETDDYKILDEEAVYLDAPAEALYYHCVRAINKVLARFSKRGLPLIGEGDWNDGLSSVGVNWKGESIWLGHFLYGILERFAGICLKRGDKKSYNIFIKRRDMLKKAINRYAWDGKWYIRAISDNGKVLGSSKSKEGRIFFNAQSWSVITGSAEGKRGIIAMNSAEKYLDREYGPLLFYPAYSVPDPEIGYLTRYAAGTRENGGVYSHAATWAIMAECMLKRNNVAYNMYKKMIPPERGMDPDFYKGEPYAMPGNIDGPDSANFGRGSWTLYTGSAAWIFRVITEWILGVRPGKDGLVVDPCIPRSWKGFRMKRLFRGKMYEIEVKRDETGKLKTKVKRI